One region of Mus musculus strain C57BL/6J chromosome 15, GRCm38.p6 C57BL/6J genomic DNA includes:
- the Ndufb9 gene encoding NADH dehydrogenase [ubiquinone] 1 beta subcomplex subunit 9 isoform 1 (isoform 1 is encoded by transcript variant 1) — protein sequence MAFCAPPAYLTHQQKVLRLYKRALRHLESWCIHRDKYRYFACLMRARFEEHKNEKDMMRATQLLREAEEEFWQNQHPQPYIFPDSPGGTSFERYECYKVPEWCLDYWHPSEKAMYPDYFSKREQWKKLRMESWDREVKQLQEETSPDGIMTEALPPARREGDLPPLWWHIVTRPRERPT from the exons ATGGCGTTCTGCGCTCCCCCGGCCTACCTGACCCACCAGCAGAAGGTGCTGCGGCTGTATAAGCGCGCGCTGCGCCACCTCGAGTCATGGTGTATCCACAG GGACAAGTACCGGTACTTTGCTTGCTTGATGAGAGCCCGGTTTGAAGAACATAAGAATGAGAAGGATATGATGAGGGCTACCCAGCTGCtgagggaggcagaagaagaatTCTGGCAGAATCAGCATCCTCAGCCGTATATCTTCCCAGACTCTCCGGGGGGCACTTCCTTCGAGAGATATGAGTGCTACAAG GTTCCAGAATGGTGCTTAGATTACTGGCATCCCTCTGAGAAAGCAATGTATCCTGATTACTTTTCCAAGAGAGAGcagtggaagaagctgaggatggAGAGCTGGGATCGGGAG GTTAAGCAGCTGCAGGAGGAAACATCACCTGATGGTATTATGACTGAAGCTTTGCCTCCTGCCAGAAGGGAAGGTGACTTGCCCCCACTGTGGTGGCATATTGTGACCAGACCTCGGGAACGGCCCACATAG
- the Ndufb9 gene encoding NADH dehydrogenase [ubiquinone] 1 beta subcomplex subunit 9 isoform 2 (isoform 2 is encoded by transcript variant 2) — MRARFEEHKNEKDMMRATQLLREAEEEFWQNQHPQPYIFPDSPGGTSFERYECYKVPEWCLDYWHPSEKAMYPDYFSKREQWKKLRMESWDREVKQLQEETSPDGIMTEALPPARREGDLPPLWWHIVTRPRERPT; from the exons ATGAGAGCCCGGTTTGAAGAACATAAGAATGAGAAGGATATGATGAGGGCTACCCAGCTGCtgagggaggcagaagaagaatTCTGGCAGAATCAGCATCCTCAGCCGTATATCTTCCCAGACTCTCCGGGGGGCACTTCCTTCGAGAGATATGAGTGCTACAAG GTTCCAGAATGGTGCTTAGATTACTGGCATCCCTCTGAGAAAGCAATGTATCCTGATTACTTTTCCAAGAGAGAGcagtggaagaagctgaggatggAGAGCTGGGATCGGGAG GTTAAGCAGCTGCAGGAGGAAACATCACCTGATGGTATTATGACTGAAGCTTTGCCTCCTGCCAGAAGGGAAGGTGACTTGCCCCCACTGTGGTGGCATATTGTGACCAGACCTCGGGAACGGCCCACATAG